A single Metarhizium brunneum chromosome 5, complete sequence DNA region contains:
- the Ebp_1 gene encoding 3-beta-hydroxysteroid-Delta(8),Delta(7)-isomerase, with protein MDATAPSHPYYPRTASIPTYVANESSVLRLLMTFGLMVGVVIGLAYWQTIQSPLRLRPIDRFAVMWFALCGFLHVGFEGYYVYNRTSIPELQTVFGQLWKEYTLSDSRYLTSDVFTVCVETITALAWGPLSWLTYFAILTNSPYRHINQVIVCTAHLYGVALYYGTNLGDFRTTGVSYSRPEAQYYWVYYICLNAPWAVVPFVFLYDSYKQTARAFRALQAPEAERKAQ; from the exons ATGGACGCTACTGCTCCCTCACACCCATACTACCCCCGGACGGCGTCCATACCGACCTATGTCGCCAATGAGTCGTCCGTGCTGCGACTCCTCATGACCTTTGGTCTCATGGTGGGCGTGGTGATAGGCCTGGCCTATTGGCAGACGATTCAGAGCCCATTACGCCTGCGTCCGATTGACCGCTTCGCCGTCATGTGGTTTGCCTTGT GTGGATTCCTACATGTTGGATTTGAAG GCTACTATGTGTACAACCGCACTAGCATCCCTGAGTTGCAGACTGTGTTTGGACAGCTGTGGAAGGAGTATACGCTCTCAGACTCTCGATATTTGACGTCTGATGTGTTTACCGTTTGTGTTGAGACCATTACCGCC TTGGCATGGGGCCCTCTCAGCTGGCTCACCTACTTCGCCATCCTGACCAACTCGCCTTACCGCCACATCAACCAAGTCATCGTATGCACGGCACACCTGTACGGCGTTGCCCTATACTACGGCACCAACTTGGGCGATTTTCGCACCACAGGGGTTTCGTATAGTCGGCCTGAGGCGCAATACTATTGGGTATATTATATTTGCCTTAATGCGCCTTGGGCCGTGGTACCATTCG TTTTCCTCTATGACAGCTATAAGCAGACGGCCAGGGCTTTCCGCGCTCTGCAGGCGCCGGAAGCCGAGCGCAAGGCGCAATAA